In Bacteroidales bacterium, a single genomic region encodes these proteins:
- the rpsQ gene encoding 30S ribosomal protein S17, with amino-acid sequence MERNLRKEKIGVVVSDKMEKTIVVEVLRKVKHPIYGKFVKRTSKFAAHDEKNEGRTGDTVKIMETRPLSKSKCWRLVEIIERAK; translated from the coding sequence ATGGAAAGAAATCTCAGGAAAGAAAAAATCGGCGTTGTCGTCAGCGATAAGATGGAGAAAACCATTGTCGTGGAAGTCCTCAGGAAGGTGAAGCACCCGATCTATGGCAAATTTGTTAAAAGGACCTCCAAATTTGCGGCACACGATGAAAAAAATGAAGGCCGGACGGGCGATACGGTCAAAATCATGGAAACCCGCCCCCTGAGCAAGTCAAAATGCTGGAGATTAGTGGAAATCATTGAAAGAGCCAAGTAA
- the rplB gene encoding 50S ribosomal protein L2 has protein sequence MALKKFKPTTSGQRFKLISAFEEITSSVPEKRLLTPRKKSGGRNNEGKMTIRYVGGGHKQQYRLVDFKRDKEDIPAVVKSIEYDPNRSARIALLFYTDGEKRYIVAPHGMKVGQQVISGKGISPDLGNSMYLSEIPFGTIIHNIELRPGQGAKIARSAGSYAQLMSRDGKFAILKLPSGETRMILQTCKATIGMVSNIDHSLEMSGKAGRTRWMGRRPRTRGVAMNPVDHPMGGGEGRASGGHPRSRKGIPAKGYRTRSLKNTSNKYIVERRKK, from the coding sequence ATGGCTTTAAAGAAATTTAAACCGACAACTTCAGGTCAGCGCTTCAAATTGATCAGCGCGTTCGAAGAGATTACTTCTTCAGTTCCTGAAAAGCGATTGTTGACACCCAGAAAGAAATCCGGGGGTAGAAACAATGAAGGCAAAATGACCATTCGTTATGTTGGAGGCGGTCATAAGCAGCAGTATCGTCTGGTGGACTTCAAGCGCGATAAGGAGGATATACCGGCAGTGGTCAAATCGATTGAATACGACCCAAACCGCTCGGCGCGAATCGCTCTGCTTTTTTATACCGATGGTGAAAAACGGTATATCGTTGCGCCCCACGGCATGAAGGTGGGACAGCAGGTCATCTCCGGGAAGGGCATTTCGCCGGATCTTGGCAACTCAATGTATCTGAGCGAGATACCTTTCGGCACGATCATTCATAATATTGAACTCCGGCCCGGACAGGGCGCCAAGATTGCGCGCAGTGCAGGTTCCTATGCACAGCTGATGTCGCGTGACGGCAAGTTCGCCATATTGAAACTGCCCTCAGGTGAAACACGCATGATCCTGCAGACCTGTAAGGCGACCATTGGAATGGTGTCCAACATTGATCATTCTCTGGAAATGTCGGGTAAAGCCGGAAGAACCCGATGGATGGGACGCAGGCCAAGAACCCGTGGTGTGGCGATGAACCCCGTGGATCACCCCATGGGCGGCGGGGAAGGCCGTGCCTCCGGTGGGCATCCCAGGTCAAGGAAAGGTATTCCTGCCAAAGGTTACCGTACACGCAGCCTGAAAAATACATCGAATAAATACATCGTCGAAAGAAGAAAGAAATAA
- the rpsJ gene encoding 30S ribosomal protein S10, translated as MSQRIRIKLKSYDHNLVDKSAEKIVKTVKSTGAVVNGPIPLPTDRKIFTVNRATFVNKKSREQFQLCSYKRLLDIYSTTSKTIDALMKLELPSGVEVEIKV; from the coding sequence GTGAGCCAGAGAATCAGAATAAAACTTAAATCATACGATCATAACCTGGTGGATAAATCAGCAGAGAAGATCGTAAAAACGGTCAAATCAACAGGTGCTGTTGTGAATGGCCCGATCCCGTTGCCCACCGACCGTAAGATTTTTACCGTGAACAGGGCAACTTTTGTCAACAAGAAATCCCGGGAGCAGTTTCAGTTATGCTCCTATAAGCGCCTTCTGGATATTTACAGCACGACATCCAAGACAATCGATGCTTTGATGAAGCTGGAATTACCCAGTGGCGTGGAAGTCGAAATTAAGGTTTAA
- the rpmC gene encoding 50S ribosomal protein L29, with the protein MEQTVIKELSTPELLERLEEEKKQLTRLKLNHAVSPIDNPNRIKTYRRTIARIITELRKRELKGTVNKQSAK; encoded by the coding sequence ATGGAACAGACAGTCATAAAGGAATTATCCACTCCCGAACTGCTGGAGAGACTGGAGGAGGAAAAGAAACAGCTTACGCGCCTTAAGCTCAACCATGCTGTTTCCCCGATCGACAATCCCAACCGGATCAAGACCTACCGAAGGACCATCGCCCGCATCATCACCGAGCTCAGGAAACGGGAATTGAAAGGGACAGTGAACAAACAGTCTGCTAAATAA
- the fusA gene encoding elongation factor G → MSDRLLHIRNIGIMAHIDAGKTTTTERILYYTGINYRMGEVHDGTATMDWMVQEQERGITITSAATTVFWDADAEKYRINIIDTPGHVDFTVEVERSLRILDGAIAIFCGVGGVEPQSETVWKQADKYGVPRICFVNKMDRPGADYFSVITQIKDKLGANPVAIELPIGHEETFSGVVDLIHRKAYQWDEESLGMVYFEIPVPEDMTELVDTYRMKLIEGVVETDDQLFEKFINDPESITVAEIQKGLRKATLSMHITPVLCGAALKNKGIQSLLDAIVRYLPCPLDVPPVVGLNPYTEKEEIRKADLLEPFTALAFKIATDPFVGRIAFFRVYSGALEAGETVLNTHTEKRERISRILQMHANKQKPLERIEAGDIAAAVGFKLIRTGDTLCDPAHPIALEPIRFPDPVIRIAVEPKTQDDLVKLEAGLAKLAEEDPTFQVRQDPETGQTIVSGMGELHLEVIIDRLKREFNLEINQGVPHVAYKEALVGPVELRHVYKKQTGGRGRFADIAFELGPAENGYSGLQFTSELKGGSIPREYIPAIEKGFRQAMNNGILLGFPMYNMKVRLLDGSYHPVDSDALSFEIAANLAFREACKKGKVILLEPVMRLEVITPDEYLGDVTSDLNRRRGHVDDVFPRIRSQVIRAKVPLSEMFGYVTALRTITSGRATSTMEFLHYEPVPDVLTEEIIYKIKGYILT, encoded by the coding sequence ATGTCGGACCGGTTATTACATATAAGGAACATAGGCATTATGGCTCACATCGATGCGGGTAAGACCACAACGACCGAGCGCATATTGTATTATACCGGCATTAATTACCGAATGGGAGAAGTACATGATGGAACAGCCACCATGGACTGGATGGTTCAGGAGCAGGAGAGGGGCATTACCATAACTTCCGCTGCCACTACCGTTTTTTGGGATGCTGACGCGGAAAAATACCGGATCAACATCATCGATACGCCCGGTCACGTGGATTTTACCGTTGAGGTGGAGCGGTCGCTGCGGATCCTGGATGGGGCCATCGCCATCTTCTGTGGTGTTGGCGGAGTGGAACCCCAATCGGAAACAGTGTGGAAACAGGCTGATAAGTACGGCGTTCCAAGGATATGCTTCGTCAATAAAATGGATCGTCCGGGGGCCGATTACTTCAGTGTCATTACCCAGATCAAGGATAAACTGGGAGCAAATCCGGTCGCCATTGAACTGCCTATCGGACATGAAGAGACTTTTTCCGGTGTTGTTGACCTGATTCACCGGAAAGCCTACCAGTGGGATGAGGAATCCCTGGGTATGGTGTACTTTGAAATCCCTGTCCCGGAGGATATGACTGAGCTGGTGGATACCTACAGGATGAAATTGATTGAGGGAGTGGTGGAAACGGATGATCAGCTTTTTGAGAAATTCATCAATGACCCGGAATCCATTACGGTCGCTGAGATTCAAAAAGGATTGAGAAAAGCCACGCTTTCAATGCACATCACACCTGTTCTCTGTGGTGCAGCCCTGAAAAACAAAGGGATACAGAGCCTGCTGGATGCCATTGTCCGGTACCTGCCCTGCCCCCTTGATGTTCCGCCTGTCGTTGGATTGAATCCCTACACGGAAAAAGAAGAGATCAGGAAGGCAGATCTGTTGGAACCTTTCACCGCCCTGGCCTTTAAGATTGCCACGGATCCTTTTGTGGGTCGCATTGCTTTTTTCAGGGTCTATTCCGGTGCACTGGAAGCAGGGGAAACGGTACTGAACACGCATACCGAAAAACGGGAGCGCATTTCCCGCATCCTGCAGATGCATGCCAACAAGCAAAAGCCCCTGGAACGTATTGAAGCTGGTGATATTGCAGCAGCGGTGGGCTTTAAACTGATCCGTACCGGTGATACCCTGTGCGATCCTGCTCACCCGATCGCCCTTGAACCCATCAGGTTCCCGGATCCTGTCATACGCATTGCCGTCGAACCCAAAACCCAGGATGATCTGGTGAAGCTTGAAGCAGGACTTGCCAAACTGGCAGAGGAAGATCCGACATTCCAGGTCCGGCAGGATCCGGAAACGGGACAGACCATTGTCAGCGGTATGGGCGAGTTGCACCTGGAAGTCATCATTGACCGGCTCAAGAGGGAATTCAACCTGGAGATCAACCAGGGTGTACCCCACGTGGCTTACAAGGAAGCGCTGGTGGGCCCGGTTGAACTCAGGCATGTCTACAAGAAACAGACGGGAGGCAGGGGCAGATTCGCTGACATCGCCTTTGAACTTGGCCCTGCAGAGAATGGATACAGCGGATTGCAATTCACATCTGAATTAAAGGGAGGAAGCATTCCCAGGGAATACATACCGGCCATAGAAAAAGGATTCCGCCAGGCGATGAACAACGGGATCTTGCTTGGATTTCCAATGTACAATATGAAAGTGAGGCTTCTGGATGGTTCGTATCATCCGGTTGACTCGGATGCTTTATCATTTGAGATTGCAGCAAACCTGGCGTTCAGGGAAGCCTGCAAAAAAGGGAAGGTCATTTTGCTGGAACCCGTTATGCGTCTGGAAGTCATAACACCGGACGAGTACCTGGGGGATGTCACCAGCGACCTGAACCGGCGCAGGGGGCACGTTGATGATGTATTCCCGCGGATACGTTCACAGGTAATCAGGGCGAAGGTGCCCTTGTCAGAGATGTTTGGCTATGTGACCGCCCTGCGCACCATAACATCGGGAAGAGCCACCTCAACAATGGAATTTCTTCATTATGAGCCCGTTCCTGATGTGTTGACCGAAGAAATCATTTACAAAATAAAGGGATACATTCTCACTTAA
- the rplD gene encoding 50S ribosomal protein L4 has protein sequence MELAVFQISGQQTARTVMLDESIFGIEPNDHAIYLDTKQFMANQRQGTHCTKEKSMVSGSTRKIKRQKGTGGARAGSIKSPLFRGGARIFGPQPRDYAFKLNKKVKRLARKSALTYKVKENQIIVLEDFDFEAPRTKSFVELLNNFSVAGKKTMFVLARPNRNVLLSSRNIQQVKVIQATDLNTYDILNARQLFVTESSLPEIEKVLTR, from the coding sequence ATGGAGCTAGCAGTTTTTCAAATAAGCGGCCAGCAAACCGCCAGAACGGTAATGCTGGATGAATCAATCTTCGGCATTGAACCGAATGATCACGCGATTTACCTGGACACCAAACAATTCATGGCCAACCAGCGCCAGGGTACGCACTGTACCAAGGAGAAAAGCATGGTTTCGGGGAGTACCCGAAAGATCAAACGGCAAAAGGGCACAGGCGGGGCACGTGCCGGTAGCATAAAATCTCCTCTTTTCCGGGGCGGAGCCAGGATTTTTGGCCCACAACCCCGGGATTATGCATTTAAACTGAACAAAAAAGTAAAACGGCTTGCCAGAAAATCGGCATTGACCTATAAAGTAAAGGAAAACCAGATCATCGTCCTGGAGGATTTTGATTTTGAAGCACCACGGACGAAATCCTTTGTTGAATTGCTGAACAATTTCAGCGTTGCCGGCAAAAAAACCATGTTTGTACTGGCCAGGCCAAACCGCAACGTCTTGCTTTCCAGCAGGAACATCCAGCAGGTAAAGGTCATTCAGGCGACCGACCTGAATACCTATGACATCCTGAATGCCAGGCAACTCTTCGTTACCGAAAGTTCGTTGCCGGAAATTGAAAAAGTATTGACGCGATAA
- the rplC gene encoding 50S ribosomal protein L3 encodes MSGLIGKKIGMTSIFDANGKNIPCTVIEAGPCVVTQVKTKDSDGYDALQLAFDEKKEKHTTKSLQGHFEKAGVTPKKIVREFTRFESGHQKKFGDVLTVEVFIEGEYIDVVGISKGKGFQGVVKRHHFGGVGDSTHGQHNRKRAPGSIGASSYPSRVLPGMRMAGHTGTDRVKMINLQIVKLIPEKNLVLVKGSVPGPNGSYLILERWS; translated from the coding sequence ATGTCAGGACTGATTGGAAAAAAAATAGGAATGACCAGCATTTTTGATGCAAACGGTAAGAATATTCCCTGCACAGTGATTGAAGCGGGCCCCTGTGTTGTGACACAAGTCAAAACGAAGGATTCTGACGGGTACGATGCTCTGCAGCTTGCTTTTGATGAGAAGAAGGAAAAACATACCACAAAGTCGCTTCAGGGCCATTTTGAGAAAGCAGGAGTCACGCCGAAAAAAATAGTACGGGAATTTACAAGATTTGAATCGGGGCATCAGAAGAAATTCGGGGATGTTTTAACCGTTGAGGTATTCATTGAAGGTGAATACATTGATGTGGTGGGCATTTCCAAGGGCAAGGGTTTTCAGGGAGTGGTCAAGCGTCATCATTTCGGAGGTGTTGGCGACTCCACGCACGGTCAGCACAACCGGAAGCGTGCACCGGGCTCCATAGGAGCCTCCTCGTATCCTTCCAGGGTACTCCCGGGAATGCGCATGGCGGGCCATACAGGTACCGACCGTGTGAAAATGATCAACCTGCAGATCGTGAAGCTGATTCCTGAAAAGAATCTTGTACTGGTCAAGGGTTCCGTGCCCGGACCCAATGGTTCATATTTAATACTAGAAAGATGGAGCTAG
- the rpsS gene encoding 30S ribosomal protein S19 gives MSRSLKKGPFIHYKLDQRVRESQESKKKAVIKTWSRSSVISPDFVGLTIAVHNGNKFIPVYVTENMVGHKLGEFAPTRIFRGHSGNKG, from the coding sequence ATGAGTCGTTCATTAAAAAAAGGTCCCTTTATTCATTATAAACTTGACCAGCGTGTCAGGGAATCTCAGGAGTCCAAAAAGAAAGCAGTCATCAAGACCTGGTCAAGAAGTTCAGTGATCTCCCCTGACTTTGTCGGACTGACCATCGCTGTGCATAACGGGAACAAATTCATCCCGGTCTATGTCACTGAAAACATGGTTGGACACAAGCTGGGAGAATTCGCACCAACCCGGATCTTCAGGGGTCATTCAGGAAATAAAGGGTAG
- the rpsC gene encoding 30S ribosomal protein S3 has product MGQKTNPIGNRLGIIRGWDSNWYGGKNFVNKLVEDEKIRQYLNARLAKAGVSRIVIERTLKLVTVTINTARPGIIIGRQGAEVDKLKEELKKLTKKEVQINISEIKRPELDALIVGSTIAKQIEGRISYRRAIKTAIASSIRIGAEGIKVEISGRLGGAEMARSEQYKEGRIPLHTLRADIDYAISEAHTTYGRIGIKVWICKGEIYGKPEFAPSAAPKTKTAPAGAGMKPRPRGGKPRGAR; this is encoded by the coding sequence ATGGGACAAAAAACAAATCCAATAGGCAACAGGTTAGGGATCATCAGAGGATGGGATTCCAACTGGTATGGCGGGAAGAATTTTGTAAACAAACTTGTGGAGGATGAGAAAATCCGTCAGTACCTGAATGCGCGTCTGGCAAAGGCTGGTGTTTCCAGGATTGTGATTGAACGCACGCTCAAACTGGTTACGGTGACCATCAACACGGCCCGCCCGGGTATCATTATCGGCCGTCAGGGAGCGGAAGTGGATAAGTTGAAAGAGGAGCTGAAGAAGCTCACGAAGAAGGAAGTTCAGATCAATATTTCTGAGATCAAAAGGCCTGAACTGGATGCCCTGATCGTTGGATCGACCATTGCCAAACAGATCGAAGGCAGGATTTCCTACCGCCGGGCCATCAAGACAGCCATTGCCTCCTCCATTCGGATTGGGGCTGAAGGCATCAAGGTGGAGATCTCCGGGCGGCTGGGTGGTGCTGAAATGGCCAGAAGTGAGCAGTACAAGGAAGGCAGGATCCCGTTGCATACCCTGCGCGCCGATATTGATTATGCCATCAGTGAGGCCCATACGACCTATGGACGTATCGGCATCAAGGTATGGATCTGTAAAGGCGAGATTTACGGTAAGCCGGAGTTCGCCCCGTCAGCAGCACCCAAAACCAAAACAGCTCCGGCCGGGGCAGGAATGAAACCCAGACCAAGAGGTGGCAAGCCAAGAGGAGCAAGATAA
- the rplV gene encoding 50S ribosomal protein L22 yields the protein MGARKRSAAESLKETRKSTYIARLNNCPTSPRKMRYVADMVRGQEVEKALHILKNSTTYSSLRIRKLLLSAIANWQNKNEGVRIEQSHLYIKEIMVDSGRVLKRIRPAPQGRAHRIRKRSNHVTMILDSRQITEKAEA from the coding sequence ATGGGAGCAAGAAAAAGATCAGCAGCAGAGTCGTTAAAGGAGACGAGAAAGTCGACCTACATTGCCAGGCTGAACAACTGCCCGACCTCACCTCGCAAGATGCGGTACGTGGCGGACATGGTGCGCGGACAGGAGGTTGAAAAAGCGCTTCACATCCTGAAAAATTCAACGACCTATTCATCCCTGCGCATCCGCAAACTGCTGCTTTCTGCCATTGCCAACTGGCAGAACAAAAATGAAGGTGTACGGATTGAACAGAGTCATCTTTACATCAAAGAGATCATGGTCGACAGCGGCCGGGTCCTCAAAAGAATCCGGCCTGCCCCGCAGGGACGCGCGCACCGGATCAGAAAACGTTCCAATCATGTCACCATGATCCTGGATAGCCGTCAGATCACTGAAAAAGCTGAAGCATAG
- the rplP gene encoding 50S ribosomal protein L16: MLQPKKTKYRKQQKGKMKGNAQRGDQLAFGSFGIKTLEEAWLTGRQIEAARQAVTRHMKREGQIWIRIFPDKPITKKPAEVRMGKGKGAPEGFVAPITPGRILFEADGVPLEIAREALRLAAQKLPVQTRFVVRRDYIEETTS; the protein is encoded by the coding sequence ATGTTACAGCCAAAGAAGACAAAATACAGAAAGCAGCAGAAAGGCAAAATGAAAGGAAATGCCCAGCGGGGCGACCAGCTTGCCTTTGGTTCTTTTGGTATCAAGACCCTGGAGGAAGCCTGGCTGACAGGCCGCCAGATCGAAGCTGCCCGTCAGGCAGTGACACGTCACATGAAACGTGAAGGCCAGATATGGATTCGGATATTCCCCGACAAGCCCATCACGAAAAAACCGGCTGAGGTCCGGATGGGGAAAGGAAAAGGAGCACCTGAAGGATTTGTGGCACCCATCACCCCGGGCAGGATCCTTTTTGAAGCTGACGGAGTCCCTCTGGAAATAGCACGGGAAGCCCTCCGCCTGGCTGCACAGAAATTGCCCGTTCAAACCAGGTTTGTGGTCAGAAGAGATTATATTGAAGAAACAACATCATAA
- the rplW gene encoding 50S ribosomal protein L23 has translation MEIILKPVITEKMTPKGEKLNQYGFIVHKKANKLQIRSAVKELYGVEVIEVNTMNYSGKTKTRFTKGGALTGRTKSYKKAIVTLAAGETIDFYSNI, from the coding sequence ATGGAAATTATTCTGAAACCTGTTATAACGGAGAAGATGACCCCGAAAGGGGAGAAATTGAACCAGTATGGTTTCATTGTTCACAAAAAGGCCAATAAACTCCAGATCAGAAGTGCGGTGAAGGAGTTATATGGGGTTGAGGTCATTGAGGTGAACACGATGAATTATTCTGGTAAGACCAAGACCCGTTTTACAAAGGGTGGAGCTCTTACAGGAAGAACCAAATCCTATAAGAAAGCGATCGTAACCTTGGCAGCAGGAGAAACAATTGATTTTTACAGCAATATCTAA